In the Hordeum vulgare subsp. vulgare chromosome 7H, MorexV3_pseudomolecules_assembly, whole genome shotgun sequence genome, one interval contains:
- the LOC123409040 gene encoding peptidyl-prolyl cis-trans isomerase FKBP13, chloroplastic-like, translating into MAPATSTSPLSRLLLSLPKPNPQPPLCAQAPSADSGAGASSKSLVLRRREAAAAVLSAALISRVVPAAAASDECALEATPSGLAFCDRVVGTGAEAVKGQLIKAHYRGMLEDGTVFDSSYGRGRPLTIMVGVGEVIKGWDLCIAGGEGIPPMRVGGKRSLRLPPELAYGEKGAGCRGWEPTSCVIPPNSTLLFDVEYVGRASS; encoded by the exons ATGGCTCCCGCCACTTCCACCTCCCCGCTCTCCCGCCTCCTGCTCAGCCTCCCCAAGCCCAACCCCCAGCCGCCCCTCTGCGCCCAGGCCCCGAGCGCGGACTCCGGCGCTGGCGCCAGCAGCAAGAGCCTCGTCCTCCGCCGGCGCGAGGCCGCGGCAGCCGTCCTGTCCGCCGCTCTCATCTCACGCGTCGTCCCCGCAGCGGCCGCCTCAGACGAGTGCGCGCTCGAGGCTACCCCCTCCGGCCTCGCCTTCTGCGACCGCGTCGTCGGCACCGGCGCCGAGGCCGTCAAGGGCCAGCTCATCAAG GCGCACTACCGGGGGATGCTGGAGGACGGCACGGTGTTCGACAGCAGCTACGGCCGCGGGAGGCCGCTGACCATCATGGTGGGCGTGGGGGAGGTGATCAAGGGGTGGGACCTGTGCATCGCCGGCGGCGAAGGGATCCCGCCGATGAGAGTCG GTGGGAAGCGGAGCCTGAGGCTGCCGCCGGAGCTGGCCTACGGGGAGAAGGGGGCCGGGTGCAGGGGGTGGGAGCCCACGTCCTGCGTCATCCCGCCCAACTCCACGCTCCTCTTCGACGTCGAGTACGTCGGCAGGGCATCCTCCTGA